In Candidatus Cloacimonadota bacterium, the genomic window AAAGACTATAAAAACATCGTGAATGAAATCAAAGATGAAAATAATGATATTGTACTCTTTTATGTAAAAGCAAAAAGAGGTGGTTATCGGTTTGTACCTGTGAATGTTGAATGATAGCCGCCAAATAGGTACAAATAAAAAACACAGTAAAAACAAAACTTCCGAAGTTCAAAAATCTTCGGAAGTTTTTTATTTACTCCTGAAGAGGGATTTGAACCCCCGTCCGGCAGTTGCCGGATAATAGCCAACCGTTCATTTTTCCAAAATTAAATTCCTGATAAAATCTCTACCCTTATGTGATTTTAGTTCTCTTTCGCGTTTCATAGCCGACTTTTTATCTGGAAACTCCTCTTTCAAAATCAACTTCCAAGGTCTATATTTAGGTGTCCAACCTTTATTAGATAATTTATTATGTGAAATCAATCGTTGTTCAAGATTCGATGTAAATCCGATATAAATTTTATCATATTTCCGAGAGTAAAGGACATAAACTGCAAACATATTTCCCTCAATAAATAAAAAAAAACCTCCAACAAAAGGAGGTTTTAATATGGCTCCTGAAGAGGGATTTG contains:
- a CDS encoding GIY-YIG nuclease family protein, which gives rise to MFAVYVLYSRKYDKIYIGFTSNLEQRLISHNKLSNKGWTPKYRPWKLILKEEFPDKKSAMKRERELKSHKGRDFIRNLILEK